A window of Alphaproteobacteria bacterium contains these coding sequences:
- a CDS encoding carbohydrate ABC transporter permease has product MGTVARFLTRRRDPGRVHWTDVLAWIYLGFGVVLMFGPVLWLVLSSFKTQAGLQEFPPTLLPLSQIETPVPGYDDPLPLFDVAMEDGSVRQLAQVRRVGIMAQMVDPAFPDERIQVNINTLTPVREMGLAVENYTKPLDQFNFWRYLKNSVIVTVAATILTLIINSMAAFGLSIYEFRGRGFALAFVIGTLMIPITVILVPVYLTVTELGLVNSLWGVIIPGAATPTGVFLLRQYMLTIPRELIESARMDKASEWRIYWRIVMPLSLPALAVLAIFSVMWRWNDFLWPLIVLTKSENYTLQVGLNAFQGELQVQWHYILAMTVVTLLPVTLVFAFLQRFITTGIANTGMK; this is encoded by the coding sequence ATGGGCACGGTGGCGCGGTTCCTGACCCGGCGGCGCGACCCCGGCCGTGTGCACTGGACCGACGTGCTGGCCTGGATCTATCTCGGCTTCGGCGTCGTGCTGATGTTCGGGCCGGTGCTGTGGCTGGTGCTGAGCTCGTTCAAGACCCAGGCCGGGCTGCAGGAGTTCCCGCCGACGCTGCTGCCGCTGTCGCAGATCGAGACGCCGGTGCCGGGCTACGACGACCCGCTGCCGCTGTTCGACGTGGCGATGGAGGACGGCTCGGTGCGCCAGCTGGCGCAGGTTCGCCGCGTCGGCATCATGGCGCAGATGGTCGATCCGGCCTTTCCCGACGAGCGGATCCAGGTCAACATCAACACGCTCACCCCGGTGCGCGAGATGGGGCTGGCGGTGGAGAACTACACCAAGCCCTTGGACCAGTTCAATTTCTGGCGCTACCTGAAGAATTCGGTGATCGTCACGGTCGCCGCCACCATCCTGACGCTGATCATCAACTCGATGGCCGCCTTCGGGCTGTCGATCTACGAGTTCAGGGGCCGCGGCTTCGCGCTCGCCTTCGTCATCGGCACGCTGATGATCCCGATCACGGTGATCCTGGTGCCGGTCTACCTGACCGTGACCGAGCTCGGCCTGGTCAACAGCCTGTGGGGGGTGATCATCCCCGGCGCGGCCACGCCGACCGGGGTTTTCCTGCTGCGCCAGTACATGCTGACCATCCCGCGCGAGCTGATCGAATCCGCGCGCATGGACAAGGCCTCGGAGTGGCGGATCTACTGGCGCATCGTCATGCCGCTGTCGCTGCCGGCGCTGGCCGTGCTCGCCATCTTCTCGGTGATGTGGCGCTGGAACGACTTCCTGTGGCCGCTGATCGTGCTGACCAAGTCGGAGAACTACACCCTGCAGGTCGGGCTCAACGCGTTCCAGGGCGAGCTGCAGGTGCAGTGGCACTACATCCTGGCGATGACCGTGGTGACGCTGCTGCCGGTGACGCTGGTGTTCGCCTTCCTGCAGCGTTTCATCACCACCGGCATCGCCAACACGGGGATGAAATGA
- a CDS encoding ABC transporter substrate-binding protein, translating into MARRQLALLGAAALVVGFAAPALAQTELRITWYNDGNEGEVMRDLLDRFEAANPDIKVTLDTVAYQAILESLPVQLAAGEGPDMARVTDLGGLSAHYMDLTPHIADAAYWEANFGPFLKWLRQPGDTSSINGFMTQLTVTGPYVNKTLFEQAGVALPGDGATWDDWAAAVNQVASALEIPIPLAMDRSGHRFAGPAISMGWGVGIMGSDFSAGPEAWAPVVDDGFKAMAQRVYDWHQDGTMSNELWGSVSGSTYRGANEEFANAQVVMYMSGSWQIGQFTDTIGDAFDWWAVPNPCGPAACTGMPGGAALVALKTSQYPAEVGRLMDFLTQQDVLNEFYGRTLFVPGHIGLSQAGVDFQTDNALAKHALEVFASQVGVIAPTAFDLQGFVYNRIVFNAVISRLGQAIVGEMSMDEAYQRIEEDVKQQIGERLREQ; encoded by the coding sequence GCTGGTCGTCGGGTTCGCAGCACCGGCGCTGGCACAGACCGAGCTCAGGATCACCTGGTACAACGACGGCAACGAGGGCGAGGTCATGCGCGACCTGCTCGACCGCTTCGAAGCCGCCAATCCGGACATCAAGGTGACGCTGGACACCGTCGCCTACCAGGCGATCCTGGAAAGCCTGCCGGTCCAGCTCGCCGCCGGCGAAGGGCCCGACATGGCCCGGGTGACCGACCTTGGCGGGCTCTCCGCCCACTACATGGACCTGACGCCGCATATCGCCGACGCGGCCTATTGGGAGGCCAATTTCGGGCCGTTCCTGAAGTGGCTGCGCCAGCCCGGCGACACCAGCTCGATCAACGGCTTCATGACCCAGCTCACGGTCACCGGCCCTTATGTCAACAAGACCCTGTTCGAGCAGGCCGGCGTCGCCTTGCCGGGCGACGGCGCCACCTGGGACGACTGGGCCGCGGCGGTCAACCAGGTCGCCAGCGCGCTGGAGATCCCGATCCCGCTGGCAATGGACCGTTCCGGCCACCGCTTCGCCGGCCCGGCGATCTCGATGGGCTGGGGCGTCGGCATCATGGGCAGCGACTTCTCGGCCGGGCCGGAGGCCTGGGCGCCGGTGGTCGACGACGGCTTCAAGGCGATGGCGCAGCGCGTCTACGACTGGCACCAGGACGGCACCATGTCGAACGAGCTGTGGGGCTCGGTCTCCGGCTCGACCTATCGCGGCGCCAACGAGGAGTTCGCCAACGCCCAGGTGGTGATGTACATGTCCGGCTCGTGGCAGATCGGGCAGTTCACCGACACCATCGGCGACGCGTTCGACTGGTGGGCGGTGCCGAACCCGTGCGGCCCGGCCGCCTGCACCGGCATGCCCGGCGGCGCCGCGCTGGTCGCGCTGAAGACCAGCCAGTACCCGGCAGAGGTCGGCCGGCTGATGGACTTCCTCACCCAGCAGGATGTGCTGAACGAGTTCTACGGCCGCACCCTGTTCGTCCCCGGCCACATCGGCCTGTCGCAGGCCGGCGTCGACTTCCAGACCGACAACGCGCTGGCCAAGCACGCGCTTGAGGTGTTCGCCTCCCAGGTCGGCGTGATTGCGCCGACCGCCTTCGACCTGCAGGGCTTCGTCTACAACCGCATCGTCTTCAACGCGGTGATCAGCCGGCTCGGCCAGGCCATCGTCGGCGAGATGTCGATGGACGAGGCCTATCAGCGGATCGAAGAGGATGTGAAGCAGCAGATCGGCGAGCGCCTGCGCGAGCAGTAG
- a CDS encoding sugar ABC transporter permease, which yields MAGAAFAVPYVLLMRLLEPPMAAVQRLLGLKGMPYLFLLPNLLFFGTFVVVPLVINFGYSVTGGPELFLSQRPYVGSEQYDYLFACGDFLDVSTCRADTFWRGVFNTALFVVLQVGFLVGFSLLTALVLNKAIPARGFFRSVFFYPVLLSPVVVALIWKWILQREGLLNAVITWLGGEKVLFFVDPDWAMFWAIFVSIWAHMGFYTLILLAGLQAIPKDLYEAAEMDGTPRPRAFWRITMPLLWPNMIVVIVLALIRAVQIFDEVYVLTGGGPGTSTQFLVQYIYNQGFASSVQNFGLASAASVVLGGVLLVLTLLQLYFAQRREARR from the coding sequence ATGGCCGGCGCCGCGTTTGCCGTGCCCTATGTGCTGCTGATGCGGCTGCTGGAGCCGCCGATGGCGGCGGTGCAGCGGCTGCTCGGCCTCAAGGGCATGCCCTATCTGTTCCTGCTGCCCAACCTGCTGTTCTTCGGCACCTTCGTGGTGGTGCCGCTGGTCATCAACTTCGGCTACTCGGTCACCGGCGGGCCGGAACTGTTCCTGTCGCAGCGGCCCTATGTCGGCAGCGAGCAGTACGACTATCTCTTCGCCTGCGGCGACTTCCTCGACGTCTCCACCTGCCGGGCCGACACCTTCTGGCGCGGCGTGTTCAACACCGCGCTGTTCGTGGTGCTGCAGGTCGGCTTCCTGGTCGGCTTCTCGCTGCTTACCGCCCTGGTGCTGAACAAGGCGATCCCGGCGCGCGGCTTCTTCCGCTCGGTGTTCTTCTATCCGGTGCTGCTGTCGCCGGTGGTGGTGGCGCTGATCTGGAAATGGATCCTGCAGCGCGAAGGCCTGCTCAACGCGGTGATCACCTGGCTGGGCGGCGAGAAGGTGCTGTTCTTCGTCGACCCCGACTGGGCGATGTTCTGGGCGATCTTCGTGTCGATCTGGGCCCACATGGGCTTTTACACCCTGATCCTGCTGGCCGGGCTGCAGGCGATCCCGAAGGACCTGTACGAGGCGGCGGAGATGGACGGCACGCCGCGGCCGCGCGCCTTCTGGCGGATCACCATGCCGCTGCTGTGGCCGAACATGATCGTCGTGATCGTGCTGGCGCTGATCCGCGCAGTGCAGATCTTCGACGAGGTCTATGTGCTGACCGGCGGCGGGCCCGGCACCTCGACCCAGTTCCTGGTCCAGTACATCTACAACCAGGGCTTCGCCAGCAGCGTGCAGAATTTCGGCCTGGCCTCGGCCGCCTCGGTGGTGCTGGGCGGCGTGCTGCTGGTGTTGACGCTGCTGCAGCTCTATTTCGCGCAGCGGCGCGAGGCGCGGCGCTAG